Proteins co-encoded in one Malus sylvestris chromosome 7, drMalSylv7.2, whole genome shotgun sequence genomic window:
- the LOC126627942 gene encoding UPF0187 protein At3g61320, chloroplastic-like, producing MLLPSSLSLQTLAPPNADTIQKPHQTLPQNLTLFQLVHPQHFPTLQFPNLPSGPKTLKFKLLCSQSPNPNPSPPSSSSPVQTLISILRIIPDWSDRTQERGMRQHRTLYDHEKWMHHRSSYRHLRHLLSSLSSRVILSLIPPVIAFTLVAVVIASYNTAVALDLLPGIFPLLRSSSLPYQLTAPALALLLVFRTEASYSRFEEGRKAWTEVIAGANDFARQIISSVETSGDAQLKKALLQYIVAFPVALKCHVIYGSDIARDLQNLLEVDDLLVVLNSKHRPGCIIQFISRSLQLLKLEESRRIMLQSKISCFHEGIGICEQLIGTPIPLSYTRLTSRFLVLWHLTLPIILWDDCHWIVVPATFISAASLFCIEQVGVLIEEPFPMLALDDLCNSVRNNVQEALASEKLIRARLAAKGRIQSEQQFQNGQPRP from the exons ATgctccttccttcttccctctccCTCCAAACCCTAGCTCCTCCAAATGCTGACACAATCCAGAAACCCCATCAAACTCTCCCCCAAAATCTCACTCTCTTCCAACTTGTCCACCCCCAACACTTTCCCACATTACAATTTCCAAACCTTCCCTCCGGaccaaaaaccctcaagttCAAGCTCCTCTGCTCACAAtccccaaacccaaacccttCACCGCCATCATCTTCCTCTCCGGTCCAAACCCTAATCTCAATACTGCGAATCATACCCGACTGGTCAGACCGCACGCAAGAGCGTGGAATGAGACAGCACAGAACACTTTATGACCATGAGAAATGGATGCATCACAGAAGCTCCTACCGCCATCTCCGGCACTTGCTCTCAAGCCTTTCGTCAAGAGTCATCTTGTCTTTGATACCGCCGGTGATTGCTTTTACTTTGGTAGCTGTGGTGATTGCTAGCTATAATACAGCAGTTGCGTTGGATTTGCTTCCGGGAATTTTCCCGTTGTTGAGGTCCTCATCTTTGCCATACCAGCTCACAGCGCCGGCATTGGCGCTGTTGCTGGTGTTCAGGACAGAGGCTTCGTATTCGAGGTTTGAAGAAGGGAGGAAGGCTTGGACTGAGGTGATTGCAGGGGCTAATGATTTCGCGAGGCAGATCATTTCTAGTGTTGAGACTTCGGGTGATGCACAGCTCAAGAAGGCACTTTTGCAGTATATTGTGGCCTTCCCTGTTGCGCTGAAG TGTCATGTCATTTATGGCTCAGATATTGCACGAGACCTCCAAAATTTGCTTGAAGTTGATGATCTGCTAGTAGTTTTGAACTCAAAACATCGACCCGGCTGCATTATTCAGTTCATCTCCCGGAGCCTCCAATTGCTAAAGTTGGAGGAATCGAGGAGAATTATGTTG CAATCAAAGATCTCTTGTTTCCATGAAGGAATTGGCATATGTGAACAGCTAATTGGTACTCCCATCCCTCTGTCTTATACGCGCTTGACCTCAAGGTTTCTAGTCCTCTGGCATCTCACTCTACCTATTATCCTATGGGATGATTGCCACTGGATTGTGGTTCCCGCTACTTTCATCAGTGCAGCTTCACTGTTCTGTATCGAACAA GTGGGTGTTCTGATTGAGGAGCCATTTCCCATGCTTGCCCTTGACGACCTTTGCAACTCAGTTCGAAACAACGTACAGGAGGCCCTTGCAAGCGAAAAATTAATCCGCGCACGGCTTGCTGCAAAAGGAAGGATCCAGTCTGAGCAGCAGTTTCAAAATGGGCAGCCTAGGCCTTAA
- the LOC126629314 gene encoding uncharacterized protein LOC126629314: MNSKTERLVRRTTMVSTVTAAYFLLTADYGSEPNALDPIKKAIQSAEGSVKDFIFRSKSPPQESKIEKLGATDAKDRP; the protein is encoded by the exons ATGAACTCAAAAACCGAAAGGCTGGTGAGGAGGACGACCATGGTGTCCACTGTCACTGCTGCCTATTTCCTCTTGACTGCTGATTACGGCTCCGAGCCCAACGCTCTCGACCCT ATTAAGAAAGCTATACAGTCTGCAGAAGGTTCTGTTAAAGACTTCATTTTCAGATCAAAGAGTCCACCTCAGGAAAGCAAAATCGAGAAGCTGGGCGCTACTGATGCAAAGGACCGTCCTTAG